In the Solibacillus sp. FSL K6-1523 genome, one interval contains:
- the yabQ gene encoding spore cortex biosynthesis protein YabQ, with product MMSAQLVSILVMFISGIAVGAVIDCTRTVLNEIPSKIMGRFTYIVEWIIWIFLGICTFYFLFLVKGGQWRVVDPLAQIAGIFAYEFIFQKIARFLGRVVINVLIRPILFIGHLIILIIRNVVYVILKSIALLVRPIYKLYKKYLPKSFQKKK from the coding sequence ATGATGAGTGCACAACTTGTAAGCATTCTTGTAATGTTTATAAGTGGAATCGCTGTTGGGGCAGTGATTGATTGTACACGTACAGTATTAAATGAAATACCGAGTAAAATAATGGGACGTTTCACATATATAGTAGAATGGATCATATGGATTTTCCTCGGTATATGTACATTTTATTTTTTATTTTTAGTAAAGGGTGGGCAATGGCGGGTCGTGGATCCACTTGCCCAAATTGCCGGTATTTTTGCATATGAATTTATTTTTCAAAAAATAGCCCGTTTTCTAGGACGAGTTGTTATAAATGTACTAATTAGACCAATTCTCTTTATTGGGCACCTCATTATTCTGATTATTCGTAATGTAGTGTATGTTATACTGAAAAGTATCGCACTACTAGTAAGACCAATTTATAAACTTTATAAGAAATATTTACCGAAATCCTTTCAAAAGAAGAAGTGA
- a CDS encoding FtsB family cell division protein, which translates to MLGRKTREQLHKQNVQSLNNDYVRSNPQAKVKAKAKQAVLRRRRMAVFFILAIAAVGFLVNLNMIQNEKLVAKNEQKAVVTEALNEVTAQQEMLNLQITKLEDDEYIAKLARKEFFLSEEGEYIFTIPKAAEKNSEEESDK; encoded by the coding sequence ATGTTAGGGAGAAAAACACGAGAACAATTACATAAGCAGAATGTTCAATCGTTGAACAATGACTATGTCCGATCAAATCCACAAGCAAAAGTAAAGGCAAAAGCAAAGCAAGCAGTTTTGCGTCGCAGAAGAATGGCTGTATTTTTTATTCTAGCTATTGCGGCTGTTGGATTTTTAGTAAATTTGAATATGATACAAAATGAAAAGCTAGTAGCAAAAAACGAGCAAAAAGCGGTAGTAACCGAAGCGCTTAATGAAGTGACTGCCCAGCAAGAGATGTTAAATTTACAAATCACGAAGCTAGAAGATGATGAGTATATTGCAAAGCTAGCTAGAAAAGAGTTTTTCCTTTCAGAAGAAGGCGAATACATTTTTACAATACCAAAAGCGGCAGAAAAGAATAGCGAAGAAGAGTCAGACAAATAA
- a CDS encoding sodium:potassium antiporter, whose product MVQNFTYLAFLCGISMLLIVGGVLLTNLPLSFQIIMIIFGLIGGIFCFITLIRLLVKHNQSPNEK is encoded by the coding sequence ATGGTTCAAAACTTTACATATCTTGCGTTCCTTTGCGGTATTAGTATGTTGTTAATTGTCGGTGGTGTGTTACTAACCAATTTGCCACTTTCTTTTCAAATTATAATGATTATTTTTGGCCTTATTGGAGGTATTTTTTGTTTTATTACACTCATCCGCTTGCTTGTTAAGCATAATCAAAGCCCCAATGAAAAATAA
- a CDS encoding S1 domain-containing RNA-binding protein, translated as MSIEVGSKVQGKVTGITNFGAFVELPDGKTGLVHISEVADNYVKDINEHLKVGDEVEVKVMNVEADGKIGLSIRKAKPQAERPERPERPDRPERSQRPRRDNNRSNDRNDRHQPKENFEQKMARFLKDSDERLSTLKRATESKRGGRGARRG; from the coding sequence ATGTCAATTGAAGTAGGCAGCAAAGTACAAGGTAAGGTAACAGGGATCACAAATTTCGGCGCGTTCGTTGAGCTACCAGATGGTAAGACAGGGTTAGTTCATATTAGTGAAGTGGCGGACAACTATGTAAAAGATATTAATGAACATCTTAAAGTTGGCGATGAAGTTGAAGTGAAAGTGATGAATGTTGAAGCGGATGGGAAGATTGGTCTTTCGATTCGTAAAGCAAAACCTCAAGCAGAGCGTCCAGAACGCCCAGAACGTCCCGATAGACCAGAGCGTTCACAACGCCCTCGCCGTGATAATAATCGTTCAAATGATCGCAATGATCGTCACCAACCAAAAGAGAATTTTGAGCAAAAGATGGCGCGTTTCTTAAAAGATAGCGATGAACGATTATCTACATTAAAGCGTGCAACGGAATCAAAGCGCGGTGGCCGAGGAGCTCGTAGAGGGTAA
- a CDS encoding SpoIIE family protein phosphatase, whose protein sequence is MAVVNEYSEFLPPHTFSTPPYTKKTRKIVDVTFVFIAFCLAQATFFEAVVPFFIPFWIIVRSQYKSFQISTFIGGLAGTLFLGFGQVVILLLEILLIEGIMRFKYTRISPYIAVTLSIGVVQTVWQVVSYAGVPPLLTQVYILYEWLFALVMLLLMTQLLVPLSELKDYKWAKEKVVAVLVLLAAVLVGMQNITVYYFSLPIIAFHLILCVIAAVSTVGTTVIFALSMGLLLGLSNLSFTGMIVLYACTGLFTALMQDTGRFGIAMFSLVPSVFFFFYDATLPIDSVYFLSILVGGILFILLPQSTIGNLQQYYNKQTLGAGPIQVKNANLATEHLKQFQQFVSFMKSLVFERFTKEHPTAMQQESYIICSSCFKYEQCWGTQREMENTLENWRMARRSSKPLELIRAEEQLKLKCIKSTKLLEELETATHKEHMESQFYHGKKMIALQLRDLSHHLEELLDDRHSEVGADEMDDYVQQFLKQHHMQCIHIEWIKTEVGAREFICSIADERDEHTVIRQAEQLLYELLHEPLQGQQIYVEEKPLLYRQIRFRSAIRYQLEYDIYKHSKGHQQVSGDSYSVFPIHTGLMAIMLSDGMGTSNAAQQESSRLIQMMQECLSYNMDPETAMHTMHYVLSLKNDSDMYATIDFALVDLQLGSLWCWKAGGMTTYVLRGVDLFKIESKAAPIGFLPDFSVDTEMISVLSEDIIIMVSDGLFASQENWLMQEELFLQLIRQGIKKGASIQVVLYDVMAQFKQRYPSNDDCTVMLFQLHHIAAPWSVFRPAYS, encoded by the coding sequence ATGGCAGTTGTCAATGAATATTCGGAGTTTCTACCCCCTCATACATTCTCTACCCCACCGTATACAAAAAAGACTAGAAAAATAGTAGACGTCACTTTTGTATTCATTGCTTTTTGTTTAGCGCAAGCCACATTCTTTGAAGCGGTGGTCCCATTTTTTATACCTTTTTGGATCATTGTTCGATCACAATACAAATCATTTCAAATTTCCACATTCATAGGGGGGCTTGCAGGTACGTTATTTTTAGGTTTTGGACAAGTGGTTATACTATTACTTGAAATTTTGCTCATAGAGGGGATTATGCGTTTTAAATATACCCGTATTTCCCCTTATATAGCAGTGACATTATCAATTGGCGTAGTTCAAACTGTTTGGCAAGTCGTTTCATATGCAGGAGTTCCACCATTATTAACACAAGTGTATATTTTGTATGAATGGCTATTTGCTCTAGTTATGCTGTTACTAATGACACAATTACTTGTGCCATTAAGTGAGCTGAAAGATTACAAGTGGGCGAAGGAAAAGGTTGTCGCGGTGCTTGTTTTACTTGCTGCTGTACTTGTAGGTATGCAAAATATTACCGTCTATTATTTTTCATTACCAATTATAGCCTTCCATTTGATTCTTTGTGTTATCGCTGCTGTTTCAACAGTTGGGACGACCGTTATTTTTGCGTTGTCGATGGGATTGTTATTGGGCTTATCCAATTTGTCGTTTACAGGGATGATTGTTCTGTATGCGTGCACAGGATTATTTACCGCGTTAATGCAAGATACAGGCCGTTTTGGAATTGCTATGTTCAGTTTGGTACCAAGTGTTTTTTTCTTTTTTTATGATGCAACATTACCTATTGATAGCGTTTATTTTCTTTCCATCTTAGTCGGGGGGATTTTATTTATATTGCTTCCTCAATCGACTATAGGAAACCTTCAACAATATTATAATAAGCAAACGCTAGGCGCGGGTCCCATCCAAGTGAAAAATGCCAATTTGGCAACCGAACATTTAAAACAGTTTCAACAATTTGTTTCTTTTATGAAAAGTCTCGTATTTGAGCGTTTTACAAAAGAGCACCCAACTGCGATGCAGCAAGAATCTTATATCATTTGTTCGAGTTGTTTTAAATATGAGCAATGCTGGGGTACACAACGAGAAATGGAGAACACCCTTGAAAATTGGCGAATGGCGAGAAGAAGTTCCAAGCCGTTAGAATTAATTCGCGCAGAGGAACAGCTGAAGTTAAAGTGCATAAAATCGACAAAATTATTAGAGGAGCTAGAAACGGCTACACATAAGGAACATATGGAAAGCCAGTTTTATCATGGTAAGAAAATGATTGCCTTACAATTGCGTGATTTAAGTCATCACTTAGAGGAGTTATTAGATGATCGTCATAGTGAAGTAGGGGCGGACGAAATGGATGACTATGTACAACAATTTTTAAAGCAACATCACATGCAGTGCATTCACATTGAGTGGATAAAAACGGAAGTGGGTGCAAGAGAATTTATTTGCTCGATTGCGGATGAACGTGATGAACATACGGTCATTCGGCAGGCAGAGCAATTATTATATGAATTATTACACGAGCCTTTACAAGGGCAACAAATTTACGTGGAGGAAAAACCACTTTTATATCGTCAAATCAGGTTTCGTTCTGCAATTCGCTACCAATTAGAGTATGATATATATAAACATTCTAAAGGGCATCAACAAGTGTCAGGTGACTCTTATAGCGTGTTCCCAATTCATACGGGTTTGATGGCAATCATGCTGTCAGATGGTATGGGAACGAGCAATGCAGCACAACAAGAAAGTAGCCGTTTAATTCAAATGATGCAAGAATGCTTGTCCTATAATATGGACCCTGAAACCGCCATGCATACGATGCACTATGTGTTATCACTCAAAAATGATTCGGATATGTATGCAACCATTGATTTTGCGTTAGTTGATTTACAATTAGGCTCCCTTTGGTGTTGGAAGGCGGGCGGAATGACAACATATGTCCTCCGTGGGGTAGATTTATTTAAAATTGAGAGTAAAGCGGCACCAATTGGATTTTTACCAGACTTTTCTGTAGATACCGAAATGATTTCCGTCCTTTCAGAAGATATTATTATTATGGTTTCAGATGGCTTATTTGCTAGTCAGGAAAATTGGCTTATGCAAGAAGAATTATTTTTACAATTAATCCGTCAAGGCATTAAAAAAGGGGCATCGATTCAAGTAGTGCTTTATGATGTGATGGCTCAGTTTAAACAGCGTTACCCGTCGAATGATGATTGTACGGTGATGTTATTCCAATTACATCATATTGCGGCGCCTTGGTCAGTTTTCCGACCAGCGTACAGCTAA
- the yabP gene encoding sporulation protein YabP, whose translation MTIHQENSRYTISSGDHLVTVRNRKRMDMTSVKSIERFDQEEFFVNTSQGHLLIRGEELRIVHLDVDKGLLTLEGEVKQLSYDDSENGLSKSFLHKLFG comes from the coding sequence ATGACAATCCATCAAGAAAATAGTCGTTACACAATTTCTTCTGGCGATCACTTAGTTACTGTTCGCAATCGTAAACGTATGGATATGACATCTGTAAAGTCAATTGAACGATTTGATCAAGAAGAATTTTTCGTTAATACCTCACAAGGGCATTTATTAATTCGTGGCGAGGAGCTGCGCATTGTCCATTTAGATGTAGATAAAGGCTTACTAACATTAGAGGGTGAAGTAAAGCAATTATCATATGATGATTCCGAAAATGGACTGTCGAAAAGCTTCCTCCATAAATTGTTTGGATGA